One part of the Micrococcus sp. 2A genome encodes these proteins:
- a CDS encoding deoxyguanosinetriphosphate triphosphohydrolase: MQTPGYTPWDRERWLPEPPKSSYRSDFERDRARVLHSAGLRRLGAKTQVVAPDADDFARTRLTHSLEVAQVGRELGRSLGCDPDLVDTACLSHDLGHPPFGHNGEKALDAVSEDVGGFEGNAQTLRLLARLEQKKLFADGSSAGLNLTRAALDAACKYPWTREDAPLRPDGTRSRKFGVYADDLPVFRWFRAGVPGPRKSMEAQVMDLADDISYSVHDVEDGVVNAAFQLKWLAIPEHRERVVETTRQWYLPHTDPAEVDAALARLEATDVWVSKMDGSRRALAAMKDMTSQLIGRFCSAAFDATRQVFGNEPLTRHGADVVVPEETETEIAVMKGIAAAYVMTAEQRQPLYARQREVLAELVALLDATGDRYLEPMFAFDWAQAPDDAARRRVLIDQIASLTDSTAVEWHHTLVRGEPFTRVWV, translated from the coding sequence GTGCAGACCCCCGGCTACACGCCGTGGGACCGGGAGCGGTGGCTGCCCGAGCCGCCCAAGTCCTCCTACCGTTCGGACTTCGAGCGGGACCGTGCCCGCGTGCTGCACTCCGCGGGCCTGCGTCGGCTGGGGGCCAAGACCCAGGTGGTCGCCCCGGACGCGGACGACTTCGCCCGCACCCGCCTGACGCACTCGCTCGAGGTGGCCCAGGTGGGGCGTGAACTCGGCCGGTCGCTGGGCTGCGACCCCGACCTCGTGGACACCGCCTGCCTGTCCCACGACCTCGGCCATCCGCCCTTCGGGCACAACGGGGAGAAGGCGCTCGACGCGGTCAGCGAGGACGTTGGCGGCTTCGAGGGCAACGCCCAGACCCTGCGGCTGCTGGCCCGCCTCGAGCAGAAGAAGCTCTTCGCGGACGGCTCCTCCGCGGGCCTGAACCTCACGCGCGCCGCCCTCGACGCCGCGTGCAAGTACCCCTGGACCCGTGAGGACGCCCCGCTGCGCCCCGACGGCACGCGTTCGCGCAAGTTCGGCGTCTATGCGGACGACCTGCCCGTGTTCCGCTGGTTCCGCGCCGGTGTGCCCGGCCCCCGGAAGTCCATGGAGGCCCAGGTCATGGACCTCGCGGACGACATCTCCTACTCCGTGCACGACGTCGAGGACGGCGTGGTCAACGCCGCGTTCCAGCTCAAGTGGCTGGCCATCCCGGAGCACCGGGAGCGCGTCGTGGAGACCACCCGCCAGTGGTACCTGCCGCACACGGACCCGGCCGAGGTCGACGCGGCCCTGGCCCGCCTCGAGGCCACCGACGTGTGGGTCTCCAAGATGGACGGCTCCCGGCGGGCGCTCGCGGCGATGAAGGACATGACGAGTCAGCTGATCGGCCGGTTCTGCAGCGCCGCCTTCGACGCCACGCGCCAGGTGTTCGGCAACGAGCCGCTGACCCGCCACGGCGCCGACGTCGTGGTGCCCGAGGAGACGGAGACCGAGATCGCCGTGATGAAGGGCATCGCGGCGGCCTACGTGATGACCGCGGAGCAGCGCCAGCCGCTCTACGCGCGGCAGCGCGAGGTGCTCGCGGAGCTCGTGGCGCTGCTGGACGCCACGGGGGACCGGTACCTCGAGCCGATGTTCGCGTTCGACTGGGCGCAGGCCCCCGACGACGCAGCCCGGCGCCGCGTGCTGATCGACCAGATCGCCTCGCTCACCGATTCGACCGCCGTCGAGTGGCACCACACCCTGGTGCGCGGCGAGCCGTTCACCCGCGTCTGGGTCTGA
- the dnaG gene encoding DNA primase yields MAGLIVRKDIDLVRERADLKAVVEEFVTLRSAGVGSYKGLCPFHDERTPSFHVRPGVGTYHCFGCGEHGDVIAFLMAQEHTTFTETVERLAARVGVELHYEDGAGPDRAEVGRRQRLLEANKIADEFYRRALGSKEAQTARDFLTGRGFTQEHAERFANGYAPQGWSTLLDHLRQRGFRDDELRATGLFSEGQRGLYDRFRGRLLWPIRDMTGATIGFGARKLYEDDQGPKYLNTPETQLYKKSQVLYGIDLAKRAIAKERQLVLVEGYTDVMAAHLAGVGTAVATCGTAFGADHIKVARRLISDDGTGGEVIFTFDGDEAGQKAALKAFDEDHRFLAKTFVAVEPSGMDPCDLRQQKGDEAVRALIASRRPLFEFAIRAGLKDYDLDTVEGRAGALRHAAPIVAGIRDSVLRPGYERELAGWLGLDPNAVHRAVAAAARSTPRSERGERGEQATPAASMSANPTSATPTSGDPASGEAPQVPVESLVVRVDPRDPVARRERESLEVVLQHPTLLSAEQWTALYEARFTVPQFAAVHRGVMAAGSSGATPARWVDAVRDAVPEEVGGVVSELAVRDLPARTEADVDRYCRDIMNRLFALQIVHRKEELLGQLQRLGPQGDPAEFMRLNSELMELEARRRALRADD; encoded by the coding sequence ATGGCCGGACTGATCGTGCGCAAGGACATCGACCTCGTCCGCGAGCGCGCCGATCTGAAGGCCGTCGTGGAGGAGTTCGTCACGCTGCGCTCGGCAGGCGTCGGCTCTTACAAGGGCCTGTGCCCGTTCCACGACGAGCGGACCCCGTCCTTCCACGTGCGCCCCGGCGTCGGGACCTACCACTGCTTCGGGTGCGGCGAGCACGGGGACGTCATCGCGTTCCTCATGGCGCAGGAGCACACCACGTTCACCGAGACGGTCGAGCGCCTGGCCGCGCGGGTGGGCGTCGAACTGCACTACGAGGACGGCGCCGGTCCTGACCGCGCCGAGGTGGGCAGACGCCAGCGCCTGCTCGAGGCCAACAAGATCGCGGACGAGTTCTACCGGCGCGCCCTCGGCTCGAAGGAGGCCCAGACCGCGCGGGACTTCCTCACCGGCCGCGGCTTCACCCAGGAGCACGCCGAGCGCTTCGCTAACGGCTACGCGCCCCAGGGCTGGTCCACGCTCCTGGACCACCTGCGCCAGCGCGGCTTCCGCGACGACGAGCTGCGGGCCACTGGCCTGTTCTCGGAGGGCCAGCGCGGCCTCTATGACCGCTTCCGTGGCCGCCTGCTGTGGCCTATCCGGGACATGACGGGCGCGACCATCGGCTTCGGCGCGCGCAAGCTCTACGAGGACGACCAGGGCCCCAAGTACCTCAACACCCCGGAGACGCAGCTCTACAAGAAGTCGCAGGTGCTCTACGGCATCGACCTGGCGAAGCGGGCCATCGCGAAGGAGCGCCAGCTCGTGCTCGTGGAGGGCTACACGGACGTCATGGCCGCGCACCTGGCGGGCGTCGGGACGGCCGTGGCCACGTGCGGCACCGCGTTCGGCGCGGACCACATCAAGGTGGCGCGCCGGCTGATCTCGGACGATGGCACGGGCGGCGAGGTGATCTTCACCTTCGACGGCGACGAAGCCGGGCAGAAGGCCGCGCTCAAGGCGTTCGACGAGGACCACCGCTTCCTCGCCAAGACCTTCGTGGCGGTGGAGCCGAGCGGCATGGACCCCTGCGACCTGCGTCAGCAGAAGGGCGACGAGGCCGTGCGCGCGCTCATCGCCTCCCGCCGCCCGCTCTTCGAGTTCGCCATCCGCGCCGGTCTGAAGGACTACGATCTGGACACCGTGGAGGGCCGCGCCGGCGCCCTGCGCCATGCCGCGCCCATCGTGGCCGGCATCAGGGACTCCGTGCTGCGCCCCGGGTATGAGCGCGAGCTCGCGGGCTGGCTCGGGCTCGATCCGAACGCGGTGCACCGGGCCGTCGCCGCCGCGGCGCGCTCCACCCCACGCTCCGAGCGCGGCGAACGGGGAGAGCAGGCGACGCCCGCCGCCTCGATGTCGGCGAACCCCACCTCGGCCACCCCCACGTCGGGGGATCCGGCGTCGGGCGAGGCCCCGCAGGTCCCCGTGGAGTCGCTGGTCGTGCGCGTGGACCCGCGCGATCCGGTGGCCCGGCGCGAGCGCGAGTCGCTCGAGGTGGTGCTGCAGCACCCCACACTGCTCTCCGCCGAGCAGTGGACGGCGCTGTACGAGGCGCGCTTCACCGTGCCGCAGTTCGCGGCCGTGCACCGGGGCGTCATGGCGGCGGGCTCCTCCGGCGCCACGCCCGCGCGCTGGGTGGACGCCGTGCGGGACGCGGTCCCCGAGGAGGTGGGCGGCGTCGTCTCCGAGCTGGCGGTCCGGGACCTGCCCGCCCGCACCGAGGCGGACGTGGACCGCTACTGCCGGGACATCATGAACCGCCTCTTCGCCCTCCAGATCGTGCACCGCAAGGAGGAGCTGCTGGGTCAGCTGCAGCGTCTGGGCCCGCAGGGCGATCCGGCCGAGTTCATGCGCCTCAACAGCGAGCTCATGGAACTCGAGGCCCGGCGACGGGCCCTGCGCGCCGACGACTGA
- a CDS encoding anthranilate synthase component I family protein yields MPTPPRPHASAPLHVATRVLDAGALTGLGHTAASAAGAVAEHAVVRGAPSFWLDSALPDAGEARWSIVGDAVDVLGEDAADGSPEAVPSPGPRVLRRPDPRDAEAAWAELAAASAPRPVVGGEGLPLRGGHVGFLGYELGLADLGVAPPAAGPADPAPLPALFWLRPSRYAVVDHHDGSLTCCVVSLDAAAAERGVEAWAARVRDALTVPRAHAAPAGDGGRAPSSSGVAGAAGGAQVAGRWREDRAAYTALIERSHGALREGESYELCLTTRFDVDPAVRVDPLVLFRDLAAHHPTPYAALIEHGAGPDRWAVVSASPERFLSGRDGRYSTKPIKGTAARHADPAEDAAAARALASDPKTRAENLMIVDLLRNDLTRVCVPGSVQVPSLMAVESYASVHQLVSTVTGRALPGLTAVDVARSLFPGGSMTGAPKRRTVELLAQWEGAPRGVYSGALGLLSADGACELSIVIRTAVLAPGADDDATGGSGRWSIGAGGAIVADSDADAEYEEVLLKAGALRRAFARVTGSGDARPS; encoded by the coding sequence ATGCCCACCCCGCCTCGGCCCCACGCGTCCGCGCCGCTGCACGTCGCCACCCGGGTCCTGGACGCGGGCGCCCTCACGGGGCTCGGGCACACCGCCGCGAGCGCGGCCGGCGCCGTCGCCGAGCACGCCGTCGTGCGCGGCGCCCCCTCGTTCTGGCTCGACTCCGCCCTGCCGGACGCGGGCGAGGCGCGCTGGAGCATCGTGGGCGACGCCGTCGACGTCCTTGGCGAGGACGCCGCCGACGGCTCCCCCGAGGCCGTCCCCTCGCCGGGGCCGCGCGTGCTCCGCCGGCCGGACCCCCGCGACGCCGAGGCAGCCTGGGCTGAGCTGGCCGCGGCGTCGGCCCCGCGCCCCGTGGTCGGCGGGGAGGGCCTGCCGCTGCGCGGCGGGCACGTCGGCTTCCTCGGCTACGAGCTTGGCCTCGCCGACCTCGGCGTCGCCCCGCCCGCAGCCGGTCCGGCGGACCCGGCGCCGCTGCCCGCGCTGTTCTGGCTGCGTCCCAGCCGGTACGCGGTCGTGGACCATCACGACGGCTCGCTCACCTGCTGCGTCGTCTCCCTGGACGCGGCCGCGGCGGAGCGGGGCGTCGAGGCGTGGGCGGCCCGCGTGCGCGACGCCCTCACCGTCCCCCGGGCGCACGCGGCACCGGCCGGGGACGGCGGGCGCGCGCCGTCGTCGTCGGGGGTGGCGGGGGCAGCCGGAGGGGCCCAGGTGGCCGGGCGATGGCGCGAGGACCGGGCTGCGTACACCGCCCTGATCGAGCGGAGCCACGGAGCGCTGCGCGAGGGCGAGTCCTACGAGCTGTGCCTGACCACCCGCTTCGACGTGGACCCGGCCGTGCGCGTGGACCCGCTCGTCCTGTTCCGGGACCTCGCGGCGCACCACCCCACCCCGTACGCGGCGCTGATCGAGCACGGCGCCGGCCCGGACCGCTGGGCCGTGGTCTCCGCCTCCCCCGAGCGCTTCCTCTCCGGCCGGGACGGGAGGTACAGCACCAAGCCGATCAAGGGCACCGCGGCCCGGCACGCGGATCCGGCCGAGGACGCCGCCGCGGCCCGCGCGCTCGCCTCCGACCCCAAGACGCGCGCCGAGAACCTCATGATCGTGGACCTGCTGCGCAACGACCTCACGCGCGTGTGCGTGCCCGGCTCCGTGCAGGTGCCCTCGCTCATGGCGGTCGAGTCGTACGCGTCCGTGCACCAGCTGGTCTCCACCGTCACGGGCCGTGCCCTCCCGGGGCTGACCGCCGTGGACGTGGCCCGCTCCCTCTTCCCCGGCGGGTCCATGACGGGCGCGCCGAAGCGGCGCACGGTCGAGCTGCTGGCGCAGTGGGAGGGGGCGCCGCGCGGGGTCTATTCGGGGGCGCTCGGGCTGCTCAGCGCGGACGGGGCGTGCGAGCTGAGCATCGTGATCCGCACGGCGGTCCTCGCCCCGGGAGCCGACGACGACGCGACCGGAGGCTCAGGCCGCTGGTCGATCGGCGCGGGCGGGGCGATCGTCGCCGACTCGGACGCCGACGCGGAGTACGAGGAGGTGCTTCTCAAGGCGGGGGCGCTGCGCCGGGCGTTCGCACGGGTGACCGGCAGCGGGGACGCGCGCCCCTCGTAG
- a CDS encoding NAD-dependent deacylase — MSDQTSAPLDSPDLEAVRRLIRAAERPVVLTGAGMSAESGVPTFRDAQTGLWERFSPEALATEEAFLADPALVWSWYRWRARMVRAVAPNAGHAAVAAWQERVPALEVVTQNVDDLHERAGSRVLSHLHGSLFAFRCAECGAPADVDPGTADDGAAGSEADLEAMLREAPPACTVCGDGLVRPGIVWFGEMLPAEPWDRTFAALEACDLAVVIGTSGVVQPAASLPFVALGAGAAVVEINPDLTELSPAVTHRLAGPAGVILPALLS, encoded by the coding sequence ATGAGCGACCAGACCTCCGCCCCGCTCGACTCCCCCGACCTCGAGGCCGTCCGCCGCCTGATCCGCGCCGCCGAGCGCCCCGTGGTGCTCACCGGCGCGGGCATGAGCGCCGAGTCCGGCGTGCCGACCTTCCGCGACGCGCAGACCGGCCTGTGGGAGCGCTTCTCCCCCGAGGCGCTCGCCACGGAGGAGGCGTTCCTCGCCGATCCCGCGCTGGTGTGGTCCTGGTACCGCTGGCGCGCCCGCATGGTCCGGGCCGTCGCCCCGAACGCGGGGCACGCGGCCGTCGCGGCCTGGCAGGAGCGGGTGCCCGCGCTCGAGGTCGTCACGCAGAACGTGGACGACCTCCACGAGCGCGCCGGCTCCCGCGTGCTCTCCCACCTGCACGGGTCCCTGTTCGCGTTCCGGTGCGCGGAGTGCGGGGCGCCCGCGGACGTGGACCCCGGCACCGCCGACGACGGCGCGGCGGGCTCCGAGGCCGACCTCGAGGCGATGCTCCGCGAGGCACCGCCGGCCTGCACTGTGTGCGGGGACGGGCTGGTCCGCCCGGGGATCGTGTGGTTCGGGGAGATGCTGCCGGCCGAGCCCTGGGACCGAACCTTCGCCGCGCTCGAGGCGTGCGATCTGGCCGTCGTGATCGGCACCTCGGGCGTCGTGCAGCCGGCGGCGTCCCTGCCGTTCGTCGCGCTGGGGGCCGGCGCCGCCGTCGTGGAGATCAACCCGGACCTCACGGAGCTGTCCCCCGCGGTGACCCACCGCCTGGCCGGCCCGGCAGGGGTGATCCTGCCCGCGCTGCTCAGCTGA
- a CDS encoding helix-turn-helix transcriptional regulator, with product MSIAKALSLNIRERLVRLEMTQGQLAAAVGMTPTALSARMRGQREFRLSEMAAIAEALEVELPYLVANAPEMEVAR from the coding sequence ATGAGTATCGCAAAGGCGCTAAGCCTCAACATTCGAGAACGACTGGTTCGGTTAGAGATGACGCAGGGTCAGCTTGCTGCCGCAGTAGGAATGACGCCCACAGCGCTGTCGGCGCGGATGCGAGGGCAACGAGAGTTCCGCTTGTCTGAGATGGCTGCAATCGCAGAGGCCCTGGAGGTGGAGCTTCCCTATCTGGTTGCCAACGCGCCGGAGATGGAGGTGGCCCGATGA
- a CDS encoding DUF2637 domain-containing protein, giving the protein MSAEQSTWLHEVVEDTGHGEAPTTGQEIGAVANTPVETMHLARSSERGQNSTTILEESAPALGLPRRVNPNDGRFIRAVVIGTSIAGLVAFSISFAALYEVAAWLGLPPFMHWAVPVFIDLAILTYAGSVLVHESRGEPARASWWALGAFTGLSVVANGAHAWSAENATVWQSVVGVLIAAMVPVAVFVATDQLARVAVENPASRRAERAAEMDEEAEVLRAQAELAARREELEAEREARRVERARERRQAEFEAELEHARHRRELEAVAREAEQVQEPVQEDEGTPSSPVVSVRALEPVKAVEDEPAAPVKAPSGAEVTAWIVAGCEAGECPSAVEVAEWAGCSERTGRRRLADVRADRPELFTDEEEQV; this is encoded by the coding sequence ATGAGCGCAGAACAGAGCACATGGCTACACGAAGTCGTGGAAGACACTGGACATGGCGAAGCCCCGACCACCGGGCAGGAAATCGGGGCTGTCGCTAATACACCGGTTGAGACGATGCACCTAGCACGAAGCTCGGAACGTGGCCAGAATAGCACCACGATCCTGGAGGAGTCAGCACCGGCACTGGGTCTGCCTCGGCGGGTGAATCCCAACGACGGTCGGTTCATCCGGGCTGTGGTCATCGGGACCTCCATCGCGGGCCTGGTGGCGTTCTCCATCTCGTTCGCGGCGCTGTACGAGGTGGCGGCGTGGTTGGGGTTGCCGCCGTTCATGCACTGGGCGGTCCCGGTGTTCATCGACTTGGCGATCCTGACCTACGCGGGCTCTGTGCTGGTGCACGAGTCACGGGGTGAGCCGGCGCGGGCGTCATGGTGGGCGCTGGGCGCGTTCACGGGCCTGTCGGTGGTGGCGAACGGGGCGCACGCCTGGTCGGCGGAGAACGCGACAGTGTGGCAGTCGGTGGTCGGTGTGCTGATCGCGGCCATGGTGCCGGTGGCGGTGTTCGTGGCCACGGATCAGTTGGCTCGTGTGGCCGTGGAGAACCCGGCCTCTCGGCGGGCTGAGCGTGCCGCGGAGATGGACGAGGAAGCCGAGGTCCTGCGCGCGCAGGCCGAGCTCGCCGCGCGTCGGGAGGAGCTGGAGGCCGAGCGTGAGGCACGCCGCGTGGAGCGGGCGCGTGAGCGGCGCCAGGCCGAGTTCGAGGCAGAGCTGGAACACGCCCGACACCGCCGTGAGCTCGAGGCGGTGGCGCGGGAGGCCGAACAGGTCCAGGAGCCGGTGCAGGAGGACGAGGGCACGCCGTCGTCGCCGGTGGTGTCCGTCCGGGCGCTGGAGCCGGTGAAGGCTGTGGAGGATGAGCCGGCGGCGCCGGTAAAGGCTCCGTCGGGCGCTGAGGTCACGGCGTGGATCGTGGCGGGGTGCGAGGCGGGGGAGTGCCCGTCGGCGGTGGAGGTCGCGGAGTGGGCTGGGTGCTCGGAGCGGACGGGGCGGCGGCGGCTGGCTGATGTGCGTGCAGACCGTCCTGAGCTGTTCACGGATGAGGAGGAGCAGGTATGA
- a CDS encoding IS481 family transposase — protein sequence MTHANAPLTPTGRLRMVQRHLNDGIPQAHVAAEFRVSRPTVATWVARYRAEGEAGLLDRPSRPRRSPAQLDPEVVAQIQTLRRREKWSARRIHHHLVSEGHRVCLRTVGRWLHRAGLSRLRDLTPAGEDLRQQPAQRITARGPGHMVHLDVKKIGKIPDGGGWRAHGRDSENARAAKRGPGRRVGYTYLHSAIDGFTRLAYTEALEDERTVTTIGFFCRARAFFAAHGITVDRVVTDNGNNYRAVDFTRKVVSLGGRHHRIRPYTPRHNGKVERYNRLMVDEVLYARPYSSETARREALAVWVNHYNYHRPHTSCGDAPPASLAPARVNNVMTSYT from the coding sequence ATGACTCACGCTAATGCACCCCTGACTCCCACCGGCCGTCTCAGGATGGTCCAACGCCACCTGAACGACGGCATCCCCCAAGCGCACGTGGCCGCCGAGTTCCGCGTCAGCCGCCCCACGGTGGCCACCTGGGTAGCCCGCTACCGCGCCGAGGGCGAGGCCGGGCTGCTCGACCGGCCCAGCCGTCCGCGCCGTTCACCTGCCCAGCTCGACCCCGAGGTGGTGGCTCAGATCCAGACCCTGCGTCGCAGGGAGAAGTGGTCGGCCCGCCGGATCCATCACCACCTCGTCTCCGAGGGCCACCGGGTGTGTCTTCGTACCGTGGGACGGTGGCTGCACCGGGCCGGGCTCTCCCGGCTACGGGACCTGACCCCGGCCGGGGAAGACCTGCGCCAGCAGCCGGCCCAGAGGATCACCGCGCGGGGGCCGGGGCACATGGTGCACCTGGACGTGAAGAAGATCGGGAAGATCCCTGACGGGGGAGGCTGGCGTGCTCACGGACGGGACTCCGAGAACGCGCGAGCGGCCAAGCGCGGGCCTGGCCGACGGGTCGGGTACACGTACCTGCACTCGGCGATCGACGGGTTCACCCGCCTGGCCTACACCGAGGCGTTGGAGGATGAGCGGACGGTGACCACGATCGGGTTCTTCTGCCGGGCGCGGGCGTTCTTCGCCGCCCACGGCATCACCGTGGACCGGGTGGTCACGGACAACGGGAACAACTACCGGGCCGTGGACTTCACCCGGAAGGTGGTCTCGCTCGGGGGTCGGCACCACCGGATCCGGCCCTACACCCCGCGCCATAACGGGAAGGTCGAACGCTACAACCGGCTGATGGTCGATGAGGTCCTCTACGCCCGCCCGTACTCCTCAGAGACGGCCCGGCGTGAGGCCCTGGCGGTGTGGGTGAACCACTACAACTACCATCGGCCTCATACCTCCTGCGGGGACGCCCCGCCGGCCTCACTGGCCCCGGCGCGAGTCAACAACGTCATGACCTCTTACACCTAG
- a CDS encoding TetR/AcrR family transcriptional regulator codes for MPRPRRTRAEMDELVLAVGRRQLAEHGAAGLSLREVARELGVVPSGVYRYVASRDELLTRLLEDAFSSLADAVEQDIAGITEPRTRMRTLAHAMRTWALAHPAQWALIYGSPVPGYHAPAERTSGPGLRLTRHGLQAAADGAFRTPGTEDDDAARLSPPFVAQAVEELQVEATAPQVTAATRAWTALLGAVSAEVFGHFGPLSPDDGAALLEAALEIHLD; via the coding sequence ATGCCCCGCCCCCGCCGCACCCGTGCCGAGATGGATGAGCTGGTGCTCGCTGTCGGGCGGCGGCAGCTGGCCGAGCACGGCGCCGCCGGACTGTCCCTGCGCGAGGTCGCCCGCGAACTCGGGGTGGTGCCCTCCGGCGTCTACCGGTACGTGGCCAGCCGCGACGAGCTGCTCACCCGGCTGCTGGAGGACGCCTTCTCTTCCCTGGCCGATGCGGTGGAACAGGACATCGCGGGAATCACCGAGCCGCGGACCCGGATGCGGACGCTCGCCCACGCCATGCGCACCTGGGCGCTGGCCCACCCGGCGCAGTGGGCGCTGATCTACGGCTCACCGGTTCCCGGCTACCACGCCCCGGCCGAACGCACCTCAGGCCCCGGGCTGCGGTTGACCCGGCACGGTCTGCAGGCCGCCGCCGACGGCGCCTTCCGAACCCCCGGCACCGAGGACGACGACGCCGCCCGGCTCAGCCCGCCGTTCGTGGCGCAGGCCGTCGAGGAGCTTCAGGTGGAGGCCACGGCGCCTCAGGTCACCGCGGCCACCCGTGCCTGGACGGCTCTGCTCGGTGCGGTCAGCGCCGAGGTCTTCGGCCACTTCGGGCCACTGTCCCCCGACGACGGCGCCGCGCTGCTGGAGGCGGCCCTTGAGATCCACCTGGACTGA
- a CDS encoding helix-turn-helix domain-containing protein gives MSEEIIQSAELRGAVLTQAAARDLTDQIRTGMESIYHLIRTAYSGRAWSALGYGSWDEYVTREFGNLHLRPPLEDRQDVVLSLREVGMSTRAIAAATHLSPRTVRRELDEAGGAFAPPAGRHDVVGTDGKTYQAQQERAVPPVVQNEAAAVIEVEEAVTVLDGQSSLDDVLDMPAADFGIEPLDLKARQADDRDRARRTLAAFNGGGAAAVPMLLKAAPAVASLVSPLTGKASVADEDLHGVVWDSARCVRTLAHVLRSVGHHEGQSMPEIRSTLQDAVNDLEQVLNKIEEVA, from the coding sequence ATGAGCGAGGAGATCATCCAGAGCGCGGAGTTGCGAGGCGCTGTGTTGACACAGGCGGCAGCTCGGGATCTGACAGATCAGATCAGGACCGGCATGGAGTCGATTTACCACCTCATTCGCACGGCATACAGCGGTCGGGCGTGGAGTGCACTGGGATACGGGAGCTGGGACGAGTACGTCACCAGGGAGTTTGGCAACCTGCACCTACGCCCGCCGCTGGAGGACCGGCAGGACGTCGTGCTGTCGCTCCGTGAGGTCGGCATGAGCACGCGAGCCATCGCCGCCGCAACGCACTTGTCGCCCCGGACTGTCCGCCGCGAACTGGACGAAGCAGGTGGGGCATTTGCCCCACCTGCTGGACGCCATGACGTCGTGGGCACGGACGGCAAGACGTACCAAGCCCAGCAGGAGCGGGCTGTGCCCCCTGTGGTGCAGAACGAGGCGGCCGCGGTCATCGAGGTCGAGGAAGCGGTGACGGTGCTTGACGGTCAGTCCTCGCTGGATGACGTGCTGGACATGCCGGCTGCCGACTTCGGGATCGAGCCGCTGGACTTGAAGGCCCGCCAGGCAGATGACCGGGACCGTGCCCGCCGGACGCTGGCCGCGTTCAACGGGGGCGGCGCCGCGGCGGTGCCGATGCTCCTGAAGGCTGCGCCGGCGGTGGCATCCCTGGTGTCCCCGCTGACGGGCAAGGCCTCCGTGGCAGATGAGGACCTGCATGGGGTCGTGTGGGACTCAGCGCGATGCGTGCGGACGCTGGCGCACGTCCTCCGGTCGGTCGGCCACCACGAGGGGCAGTCCATGCCGGAGATCCGCTCGACGTTGCAAGACGCAGTGAACGACCTGGAACAGGTGCTGAACAAGATCGAGGAGGTCGCGTGA
- a CDS encoding NAD-dependent epimerase/dehydratase family protein: MHAAVFGAGQISSALVPLLLSAGHSVSIVRRRAWTDEDAARLSPAGQRGALTLLTGDVGDPALLRQALDGADVVFHLIHAAYSTEVWRRELPPRERAVMDAAAEREIPVVFPESVYAWGHQAEDLHEGQAVSPCSPLGQVRAELLAARREHPARTLSVVASDFIGPTAAATSVQALVLDRAAAGRRAVVFGDPDQPHSLTRLPDLAAALLRCAEHAEDLAPSGDAVLHAPTPPARSLRAGAHQAATTAGVPLRGMLAVPGPLLRGAGRFSATARELHRQRYLWTRPCVLRPGVLGQAPIS, from the coding sequence ATGCATGCCGCCGTCTTCGGTGCCGGTCAGATCAGCTCCGCCCTCGTCCCCCTGTTGCTCTCCGCTGGCCACTCCGTCAGCATCGTCCGCCGCCGCGCCTGGACGGACGAGGACGCCGCACGGCTGTCTCCGGCCGGTCAGCGCGGCGCGCTCACCCTGCTCACCGGCGACGTCGGCGACCCGGCTCTGCTGCGGCAGGCATTGGACGGTGCCGACGTGGTCTTCCACCTGATCCATGCCGCCTACTCCACCGAGGTGTGGCGCCGCGAGCTTCCGCCGCGGGAGCGGGCCGTCATGGACGCGGCCGCCGAGCGTGAGATCCCCGTCGTGTTCCCGGAGTCCGTCTACGCCTGGGGGCATCAGGCCGAGGACCTCCATGAGGGCCAAGCGGTCAGCCCGTGCTCTCCGCTGGGTCAGGTGCGCGCCGAGCTGCTGGCCGCGCGTCGAGAGCACCCGGCCCGGACCCTGTCCGTGGTTGCCTCCGACTTCATCGGGCCCACCGCGGCCGCCACCAGCGTGCAGGCCCTCGTCCTGGATCGCGCCGCCGCCGGCCGGCGTGCGGTGGTGTTCGGCGACCCGGACCAGCCGCACTCGCTGACACGGCTGCCGGACCTGGCCGCCGCCCTGCTGCGCTGCGCGGAGCACGCCGAGGACCTGGCCCCGTCCGGGGACGCGGTGCTGCACGCCCCGACGCCGCCGGCGCGCAGCCTGCGCGCCGGGGCCCACCAGGCGGCGACGACGGCCGGTGTGCCGCTGCGGGGGATGCTCGCCGTGCCCGGCCCCCTGCTGCGGGGCGCGGGACGGTTCTCCGCGACGGCGCGGGAGCTGCACCGGCAGCGCTACCTGTGGACGCGGCCCTGTGTGCTGCGGCCCGGCGTGCTCGGGCAGGCCCCGATCAGCTGA